From the genome of Podospora pseudoanserina strain CBS 124.78 chromosome 7 map unlocalized CBS124.78p_7.2, whole genome shotgun sequence, one region includes:
- a CDS encoding uncharacterized protein (EggNog:ENOG503P7H0): MEPQPPSPPFPASSALKTIAKYKQRSFDTSLNSHIPLLESAKNPSSPDVVLIGDSMIERMLTTANCGPNLVSPWPSQTMLPKDNSKQFQAGRVLNLGVGGDKIQNVAYRLVGDPTQCLKSVADMLAARRSVKLWVLQVGTNNLSPKKGLGDGDVDALRALVEALLDIGAEGCKVLVTGLFLRKDIPWEKIKQANEKIRQVVENFASGHPASVLWLPATEEVKEEHLVDHVHLSEAGYKIWIGRSLADETMRVWVMAECTAKD, encoded by the coding sequence ATGGAGCCACAGCCACCATCTCCGCCATTTCCTGCCAGCAGCGCTCTAAAAACTATTGCTAAATACAAACAACGTTCTTTCGACACCTCACTCAACTCCCACATTCCCCTCCTCGAGTCCGCAAAgaacccctcctctcctgacGTTGTTCTTATAGGAGACTCCATGATCGAACGGAtgctcaccaccgccaactgTGGCCCAAACCTCGTCTCGCCTTGGCCATCACAAACCATGCTTCCAAAGGATAACAGCAAGCAGTTTCAAGCAGGCCGAGTTCTCAActtgggagtgggaggtgACAAGATACAGAATGTGGCCTACCGCCTGGTTGGTGACCCAACGCAGTGTCTCAAAAGTGTTGCAGACATGTTGGCCGCGCGGAGAAGTGTAAAGTTGTGGGTTTTACAGGTTGGGACTAATAACCTGAGCCCCAAGAAAGGgctgggagatggagatgtcgATGCTCTAAGGGCCTTGGTAGAGGCCCTGCTGGACATAGGAGCAGAGGGTTGTAAGGTGTTAGTGACGGGATTATTCTTGCGAAAGGATATACCCTGGGAGAAGATCAAACAGGCGAATGAAAAGATTCGTCAAGTGGTAGAGAATTTTGCGAGTGGCCACCCAGCAAGTGTGTTGTGGCTTCCTGCGAcagaggaggtcaaggaggaacACTTGGTAGATCACGTGCATTTGAGCGAGGCTGGATACAAAATATGGATTGGGAGGTCACTGGCTGACGAGACTATGAGGGTATGGGTTATGGCAGAATGCACAGCCAAGGATTAA
- a CDS encoding uncharacterized protein (COG:C; EggNog:ENOG503P3VE) — protein sequence MAAAFIKAANAKIRSNPWTDYFCSTHFWGPASNFTIPLAAIADTQKSPDLISGKMTCALIVYAFTFMRFSLAVIPPNRLLFGCHTINATAQSVQGYRFLDWHYWGGKEKKLLAEKEAAAKGQPVLVVEKVQNENHLEKK from the exons ATGGCCGCTGCGTTCATCAAGGCGGCAAATGCCAAGATCAGGTCCAATCCCTGGACCGATTACTTTTGCTCGACGC ACTTTTGGGGCCCGGCTTCCAACTTCACCATTCCTCTCGCGGCCATAGCGGATACGCAGAAGAGCCCTGACTT AATATCCGGCAAGATGACCTGCGCCCTCATCGTTTACGCCTTCACGTTCATGCGTTTCTCGCTTGCTGTCATACCACCCAACCGTCTTTTGTTCGGCTGCCACACCATTAATGCCACTGCTCAAAGCGTGCAAGGCTACCGCTTCCTGGATTGGCATTACtggggaggaaaggaaaagaagctGCTTGCTGAGAAGGAGGCAGCTGCCAAGGGGCAGCCCgtcctggtggtggagaaagTTCAAAATGAGAATCATCTAGAAAAGAAATAA
- a CDS encoding uncharacterized protein (EggNog:ENOG503P2JU), with translation MRDLFTRAAALFLLFNPIYGADDGDDGYIGYRLDKRGDPETVNYETANTGGVQLAEEPDVYLNASVSVGYIGVDVQNLTAKVNLDANVLKLLHFSAGVDASINRVQLKIENVSAKVELEARLGNVVKMVDDVLNSIDLNPIIATLGQEVTQIINSTTDLLDGVGEGLGGGTGAGEEDAAGGNTKRSFEGSHKLESNVLFSVNDYTGQAHKNRVLAQDGSIYDEYLDNDGNEQSRVVVGSYDKDMEFNGHNRTIEEEGNVVEFELQYDYKPFPGVEVTSWIFVDTTGKVTRTQVIAEAQGGGSSTISNDADL, from the coding sequence ATGAGAGACCTTTTCACTAGGGCAGCtgcccttttcctcctcttcaaccccatCTATGGCGCAGATGATGGAGACGATGGGTACATCGGGTACCGACTCGACAAGCGCGGCGACCCCGAGACGGTAAACTACGAAACCGCCAACACCGGCGGTGTCCAGCTTGCCGAAGAGCCAGATGTGTATCTCAACGCTTCGGTGAGCGTCGGGTACATCGGGGTTGACGTGCAAAACCTCACGGCCAAGGTCAACCTCGACGCAAACGTCCTGAAGCTGTTGCACTTCAGCGCGGGCGTTGACGCGAGCATCAACCGCGTCCAGCTCAAGATTGAGAATGTCTCTGCAAAGGTCGAGCTGGAGGCGCGTCTCGGGAATGTTGTCAAGATGGTCGACGATGTGCTCAACAGCATCGATCTCAATCCCATCATTGCGACACTGGGACAGGAAGTCACACAGATCATCAACTCCACCACTGACCTCctcgatggtgttggtgagggacTTGGAGGCGGAACTGGGgccggggaagaggatgctgCAGGAGGCAACACCAAACGGTCGTTCGAGGGAAGCCACAAGCTCGAGAGCAATGTACTTTTCAGCGTCAACGACTACACTGGCCAAGCACACAAGAACCGTGTCCTCGCACAGGACGGCAGCATCTACGACGAGTATCTCGACAATGACGGCAATGAGCAGTCGCGGGTCGTGGTGGGATCATACGACAAGGATATGGAGTTCAACGGACATAACCGGACgattgaagaggagggcaatGTTGTCGAGTTTGAGCTGCAGTATGACTATAAGCCCTTCCCGGGCGTTGAGGTGACTAGCTGGATCTTTGTCGATACGACAGGCAAGGTGACCCGGACACAGGTTATTGCAGAGGCTCAGGGCGGAGGATCAAGCACCATCAGCAATGATGCAGATTTGTAA
- a CDS encoding uncharacterized protein (EggNog:ENOG503NVZI): MRTSSRWSLLRAILLLVALFITLSAAQTESAEPAPSSEPAAEPSTEAPSPSATPSSQTASPSTASSGGGGSGTPTTTTTPRPSGSNPPDVYLRVPELSVGRIELDVDDLKADVNLNAEIANLVSINVGVAVGIQKVNITISDVEAELELVIRLGHLVDIVNRTLSSLDLNPLLINLLNNVSDVVDSVVGAVDGLLGTITQGGSTLRFLIDNLGNIVQEVAGEGTDIVSSIVGNYQKNMTFTGVAKELGNGLTQRTYRYDALGSLVNIIFNTMGQVVQAVVVGKDNSGGGGGGGGSTTTAPASSAPVTSVAPAPTASAPAEEGE, encoded by the coding sequence ATGAGGACCTCCTCGCGCTGGTCCCTTCTCAGGGCTATCCTCCTGCTCGTAGCTCTGTTCATCACTCTCTCAGCTGCGCAGACCGAGTCTGCCGAgccagcaccatcatcagagCCCGCTGCCGAGCCCAGCACGGAAGCACCCTCGCCATCGGCAACACCCAGCTCTCAGACTGCCTCCCCATCCACTGCTTCGagcggaggcggcggcagcgggacacccaccaccaccaccacccctcgaCCCTCGGGAAGCAATCCTCCTGACGTCTATCTCCGCGTTCCTGAGCTCTCAGTCGGCCGCATCGAGCTCGACGTGGATGACCTCAAAGCGGATGTCAACCTCAACGCTGAAATCGCCAACCTCGTCTCCATCAACGTCGGTGTGGCGGTTGGCATCCAAaaggtcaacatcaccatttCTGACGTAGAAgccgagcttgagcttgttATTCGTTTGGGACATTTGGTCGACATCGTCAACCGAACCCTCTCATCTCTTGACCTCAACCCACTGCTGATCAACCTGCTGAACAACGTTTCTGACGTTGTTGACTCTGTTGTTGGCGCCGTGGATGGCTTGCTGGGTACTATCACGCAGGGCGGCAGCACGTTGAGGTTTTTGATTGACAACCTGGGGAATATTGTGCAGgaggttgctggggagggaaCAGATATCGTCAGCAGCATTGTTGGAAACTATCAGAAGAACATGACGTTTACTGGTGTGGCTAAGGAGCTAGGGAACGGGTTGACACAAAGGACGTACCGGTATGATGCGCTGGGGAGCTTGGTGAATATCATCTTTAATACCATGGGACAAGTCGTGCAGGCTGTCGTGGTCGGGAAGGATAAtagcggtggcggcggcggaggaggtggctcAACGACGACAGCCCCTGCCAGCTCCGCACCTGTCACAAGCGTGGCTCCGGCTCCGACGGCAAGTGCGCCggcggaagagggcgagTAG
- a CDS encoding uncharacterized protein (EggNog:ENOG503NYC5; COG:Q) — protein MAPTTEPVKTVEWQGRQVPVWPMRTIKYDLLLSQDPEEVEKVLQACLQDGYFQLDLDSIDGRRMLEDREQLLKLMNRFFDAPLEAKNEYGLIDSHLGYEPVGNRTGAFGAGSKDGYEMLKVSRDEIQQGSPRVPSPIKNSGDLHQLEQVIGSCNTITKVILAALSTGLNLAGKDRFENSHRNDRPSATTLSMMHYLPAEITGQHKVGHQKHTDISSLTLLFSDQWGLQVRPPGECGALEMGFVEPQKNCAFVHVGDSLRFASGMKFQSCIHRVVPFDPTEHRYSIAYFLRAEDDTMFMDSEGRYVTAKDWHDQKFKAFTDPWFYQAQAPKTMILGGMVEAGADDPEPVTAYAPLPVQMPA, from the coding sequence ATGGCTCCTACCACCGAACCCGTAAAGACCGTCGAATGGCAAGGCAGGCAGGTTCCTGTCTGGCCCATGAGGACCATCAAGTACGATCTGCTCCTCTCGCAGGATCCTGAGGAGGTCGAGAAGGTGCTCCAGGCTTGCCTTCAGGATGGTTACTTCCAGCTCGATCTCGACAGCATCGACGGCCGTCGCATGCTCGAGGACCGTGAGCAACTTCTCAAGCTCATGAACCGCTTCTTTGATGCCCccctcgaggccaagaacGAATATGGCTTGATCGACTCCCATCTTGGCTACGAGCCTGTCGGTAACCGCACTGGCGCCTTTGGTGCTGGCTCTAAGGACGGCTATGAGATGCTCAAGGTCTCGCGAGACGAGATCCAGCAGGGCAGCCCTCGCGTCCCCTCTCCGATCAAGAACAGCGGCGATCTCCACCAGTTGGAGCAGGTCATCGGCAGctgcaacaccatcaccaaggtcATCTTGGcagccctctccaccggctTGAACCTGGCTGGCAAGGACCGCTTCGAGAACTCCCACCGCAACGACCGCCCCTCAGCCACCACTCTCTCCATGATGCACTACCTCCCCGCTGAGATCACCGGCCAGCACAAGGTCGGCCACCAGAAGCACACCGACATcagctccctcaccctcctcttcagcgaCCAATGGGGTCTCCAGGTCCGCCCCCCCGGAGAGTGCGGCGCCCTCGAGATGGGCTTCGTCGAGCCCCAGAAGAACTGCGCCTTCGTCCACGTCGGCGATTCCCTCCGCTTTGCCAGCGGCATGAAGTTCCAGTCGTGCATCCACCGCGTCGTACCCTTCGACCCCACCGAGCACCGGTACTCGATCGCCTACTTCCTCCGCGCCGAGGACGACACCATGTTCATGGACTCGGAGGGACGCTATGTCACCGCCAAGGACTGGCATGACCAGAAGTTCAAGGCGTTTACCGACCCTTGGTTCTACCAGGCTCAGGCGCCCAAGACGATGATTCTTGGAGGTATGGTTGAGGCTGGCGCTGATGACCCGGAGCCTGTCACCGCCTACGCCCCTCTTCCCGTTCAGATGCCCGCTTga
- a CDS encoding uncharacterized protein (EggNog:ENOG503P04B) yields MALTEKHNVRTALNYWDDPGDGLPPTPIFIGEGKVTNKRPHLPHEFTVTDITGDEDDYRLDTHGFQYCRHKSQEEEGFTSEESIKSVYYEECKELLKDITGASHIHIFNHKVRRGPTQWHHLGFNGKNLANRGPVTRTHVDQSYVGAERRLRWEFPDKQQADELITRRYQIINIWRPIQTILKDPIAVADANSVPDSDLVGAEMVEDGFQGESWVVRHNPHHRWYFKYRMTPEDVLLIKCFDSDTSVARRALHSAFEDPDCRDEESRQSIEVRCLVLYSDSPCVRVHQDPKRGSR; encoded by the coding sequence ATGGCCTTGACGGAGAAGCACAATGTACGGACCGCACTCAACTACTGGGACGACCCGGGAGATGGCTTGCCCCCGACTCCCATCTTCATCGGCGAAGGAAAGGTGACGAACAAGAGgccacacctccctcacGAGTTCACCGTCACGGACATAACAGGAGACGAAGACGACTACCGCCTGGATACCCATGGGTTTCAGTACTGTCGGCACAAGagtcaagaggaggagggcttcACCAGTGAGGAGTCGATCAAGTCAGTCTACTATGAGGAATGCAAGGAACTTCTGAAGGACATCACGGGTGCCAGTCACAtccacatcttcaaccacaaAGTCCGCCGAGGTCCAACACAATGGCACCACTTGGGGTTCAACGGCAAGAATCTCGCCAACCGTGGCCCAGTCACCAGAACACACGTCGATCAGTCTTATGTTGGTGCCgaaaggaggttgagatgggagTTTCCTGATAAGCAACAAGCAGACGAACTGATCACGAGAAGATATCAAATCATCAACATATGGCGCCCGATTCAGACCATTCTCAAAGATCCTATTGCTGTGGCAGATGCAAACTCGGTTCCCGACTCGGACCTAGTGGGGGCAGAAATGGTCGAGGACGGCTTTCAGGGGGAGTCGTGGGTAGTACGCCACAACCCGCATCATCGGTGGTATTTCAAATATCGGATGACACCCGAAGACGTACTCCTCATCAAGTGCTTTGACTCCGATACGTCAGTGGCACGCAGAGCATTGCACTCGGCCTTTGAGGACCCGGACTGCCGTGACGAGGAGTCTCGGCAGAGCATCGAAGTTCGGTGTCTAGTTTTGTACTCAGATTCGCCATGTGTACGTGTACACCAAGACCCGAAAAGGGGAAGTAGATAG
- a CDS encoding uncharacterized protein (MEROPS:MER0014418; COG:S; EggNog:ENOG503NUFT), with protein sequence MAQDGFVLVSRESQITKKSHAAANTAATLQHEGPHDHLAEIASFVDSQSEKLWHLNKFIHSNPEPAFQEFKAHEALTKFMRSRPERWQVTSSACGIETAWIAVYDSGRKGPAVSFNVEMDALPNLGHACGHNLIASASLAGALATADIIEKHSLAGKVYVFGTPGEEGYHGGKIQLLNRGAYDKVDISLISHPSILNNSPFVRTTAFCRLEVEFFGREAHAANAPWQGINALDALVASYNSISMLRQQTQPSDIIGFAITNGGGDATNVIHAYSSAVCTIRSSSASRVDTLADKVGACFDAGAKATGCTVEIKVIKGYKDHVPNMHLAASFAEHWSSLPDPYPVGPELRAHERGYTYVKASTDQGDISHALPSINVSFAIPAGPEKGGPHSADFEKAAGTKWAFDRALRVGKGMAGVAVDVLTRDGFLDTVKGEWRERFGVENKL encoded by the exons ATGGCCCAGGACGGTTTTGTCCTTGTTTCTCGAGAAAGCCAGATCACCAAGAAGAGCCACGCGGCGGCCAACACCGCCGCAACTCTCCAGCATGAGGGCCCTCACGACCATCTGGCTGAAATTGCCTCATTTGTCGACAGTCAGTCGGAGAAGCTGTGGCACTTGAACAAGTTCATCCACAGTAATCCTGAGCCCGCTTTTCAGGAGTTCAAGGCTCATGAAGCTCTCACCAAGTTTATGCGCTCGCGGCCTGAGCGCTGGCAAGTGACGTCGTCTGCTTGCGGAATCGAGACAGCATGGATAGCAGTCTACGATAGCGGCAGAAAGGGACCAGCCGTCTCTTTCAATGTCGAGATGG ATGCCCTCCCCAATCTTGGTCATGCTTGTGGTCACAACCTTATCGCCTCTGCTTCCCTCGCTGGAGCACTCGCGACGGCCGATATCATAGAGAAGCACTCTTTGGCCGGAAAGGTTTATGTCTTTGGCAcaccaggagaagaaggatacCACGGGGGTAAAATCCAGCTTCTCAACCGAGGTGCCTACGACAAGGTTGACATCTCCCTCATATCACACCCTTCCATCTTGAACAACTCGCCATTTGTTCGAACCACAGCCTTCTGCCGACTTGAGGTGGAATTCTTTGGCCGGGAAGCCCATGCGGCCAATGCTCCGTGGCAGGGAATCAACGCTTTGGATGCGCTGGTGGCGTCCTACAACTCCATCTCGATGTTGCGTCAACAGACGCAGCCGAGCGATATCATCGGTTTTGCCATTACCAACGGCGGGGGAGATGCTACCAATGTTATCCACGCGTACTCGTCGGCTGTGTGCACGATTCGATCCTCGAGCGCGTCCCGTGTCGATACGCTGGCTGACAAAGTCGGCGCGTGCTTTGATGCCGGTGCTAAGGCTACTGGTTGCACTGTGGAGATCAAGGTGATCAAGGGATACAAAGATCATGTCCCCAACATGCATTTGGCCGCTTCGTTTGCTGAACATTGGAGCTCACTGCCAGACCCGTATCCCGTTGGGCCGGAATTGCGGGCTCATGAGAGAGGGTACACGTATGTCAAGGCGAGCACCGATCAGGGGGACATCAGCCATGCTTTGCCGTCGATCAATGTCAGTTTTGCGATCCCTGCCGGGCCGGAAAAGGGTGGCCCTCATAGTGCCGACTTTGAGAAGGCAGCAGGAACCAAGTGGGCTTTTGACCGAGCCTTGCGGGTGGGCAAGGGGATGGCGGGTGTGGCTGTTGATGTCCTGACGCGAGATGGGTTTCTTGACACGGTGAAGGGAGAATGGCGAgagaggtttggggttgAGAACAAACTTTGA
- a CDS encoding uncharacterized protein (COG:S; EggNog:ENOG503P1X4): MEYYTFSANDGTILAFQSSTPLTPSPSPVNDSIILFLHGFSGSSAYFTRNFPALSERSWVLGLDTRGHGRSSHSKGGYHVARLAADLRDFLLHIYSLNPGKKYKITAVGQSIGAAILWTYTELFGDAEFTSFLFVDQAPLQDRDLRFEWDEKKAHRGCYDEESMLAAQAAWVERPEETYVGLVDECLGYRYQPSSQDRDRSPEERQQDEEYFTSISRVCDGRWLARLLADHTRYDHREACELITKPTLVMAGRRSGCFSLEGMREVVERVKNGRGVNMDSKAQMSVFESGHWLFWEEPERFNQEVLEWVCRWE; this comes from the coding sequence ATGGAATATTATACATTCTCTGCCAACGACGGCACCATCCTAGCCTTCcaatcctccacccccctcacacCAAGCCCCTCACCCGTCAACGACAGCATTATTCTCTTCTTGCATGGGTTCTCCGGCTCCTCCGCCTACTTCACCCGCAACTTCCCTGCTCTCTCTGAACGCTCTTGGGTGCTCGGCCTAGATACGCGGGGTCATGGCCGGTCCAGTCACTCCAAAGGAGGATATCACGTCGCCCGTCTAGCTGCTGACTTGAGGGACTTTCTCTTACACATATATTCCCTCAACCCTGGAAAGAAGTACAAGATCACAGCAGTTGGACAGTCAATCGGCGCCGCTATTCTCTGGACCTACACTGAGCTTTTCGGGGATGCCGAGTTTACCTCATTTCTATTTGTCGACCAGGCACCACTTCAAGATCGGGATTTGAGATTCGAATGGGACGAGAAAAAGGCCCACAGGGGCTGCTATGACGAGGAGAGCATGCTCGCAGCACAAGCGGCCTGGGTTGAGAGACCGGAGGAGACATATGTTGGATTGGTGGACGAATGCCTGGGGTATCGCTACCAACCTTCTTCCCAGGATAGGGATAGAAGTCCAGAGGAGCGACAGCAGGACGAGGAGTATTTCACAAGTATCAGCAGGGTTTGtgatgggaggtggttggcgaggttgcTGGCTGATCATACAAGGTATGACCACCGCGAAGCATGTGAATTGATCACCAAGCCTACACtggtgatggctgggagaaggagtggATGCTTTTCGCTGGAAGGAATGAGGGAGGTCGTCGAGAGGGTCAAGAACGGGAGAGGCGTCAACATGGATAGTAAGGCCCAGATGTCAGTCTTCGAGAGCGGCCATTGGTTGTTCTGGGAGGAGCCGGAACGATTCAACCAGGAGGTCTTGGAATGGGTATGCCGGTGGGAGTAA
- a CDS encoding uncharacterized protein (COG:J; EggNog:ENOG503P6AU), which translates to MESLTAKFTTAFRSERLIYRAIDMQDIPLVARMLWDPVNQGFGDPTLYTPLSGTVGSVMVQKGLEASLLAVLICLPNPQAQQDAAPGLPGNSLRAAQESAIPIGSLMLSKPTAPQTDHWRWTRIGLGIAEEHQGNGYGKEAVNWALDWAFEFAGMHRVELTTASYNDRAIALYKSLGFKEEGRKRETIYMDRRWWDMVEFGILEGEWEALRGKKSGQSGGQRIVQGGF; encoded by the coding sequence ATGGAGTCCCTCACGGCAAAATTCACAACGGCCTTCCGGTCAGAGCGCCTTATCTATCGTGCAATCGATATGCAAGACATCCCCCTTGTGGCCCGCATGCTCTGGGACCCTGTCAACCAAGGATTTGGCGATCCTACCTTGTACACCCCTCTCAGCGGCACCGTCGGTAGCGTCATGGTCCAAAAGGGACTTGAGGCAAGCCTCCTAGCCGTATTGATCTGCTTGCCCAATCCTCAGGCACAGCAAGATGCTGCACCCGGTCTCCCGGGCAACAGTCTCCGTGCAGCCCAGGAAAGTGCCATCCCCATCGGCAGTCTGATGCTGAGCAAGCCGACTGCGCCCCAGACTGACCATTGGCGCTGGACAAGAATAGGACTGGGCATTGCGGAGGAGCACCAGGGTAATGGATACGGAAAGGAGGCTGTGAATTGGGCGCTTGACTGGGCCTTTGAGTTTGCAGGCATGCACCGTGTCGAGTTAACCACAGCCTCTTACAACGACAGGGCTATTGCCTTGTACAAGAGCTTGGGATTCAAAGAAGAGGgcagaaagagagaaacCATCTACATGGAtaggcggtggtgggatatGGTTGAGTTTGGGATTCTGGAAGGTGAATGGGAGGCGCTGAGAGGCAAGAAGTCTGGCCAAAGCGGTGGACAACGCATTGTTCAAGGGGGCTTTTGA
- a CDS encoding uncharacterized protein (EggNog:ENOG503PG2G): MLLRSDRANLLLRLSPKTRRRIYEFMGVAATEHVAASLVFNLHRNHHISATDKLVKRHLGFHGLLLSCRTIYKEAAGLLYAENVFVIHSSPGPSDPLLALTGTALGSLTCLKVVLNHTSCHQETSGGDNVADCCLATDELPSVGRSWCERTHSKAHQPPLRSTDPSALSLLLKWEAAARHLSEIPQDRLTLFFVCDVDHGDVEAGKLALAPLLTLPRLKGCHVRLGNRPDFELQNLVDEVVRKCLGLVSLPRTQCSAASSSQVASHFLDLPRELRLRILGFTNLVTPIKEVSWDGQAYRANRPTYSMRHQAGYNNDLHISCRRDHHHGCQFNNCWLECTTPGNYHAGCFCRLQHTAVSSYCRCWAPPTDLFLVCRTLYYEAQHVFFSTNRFIVHDYGDMLDPDIIPSLPWVDTYPNTRLTASRFLRDQVPSNSLASLRFLELVFPAYVHHSWPSSPDHPAITDWVDTVEYVNDKINGPGLTLRVITINPPGTPPVGHDRLTVDQGRQIEQAYHNILSPLARFQDSRRGPLHRFYAHLAYPWAYTEDTMTMMATDVQKYYAFIRSQENRLKEAAEKMVLGDDRYYKQMNFSACSTRLEPLEAPEPHTGDDSDAQSPTIDYFHEVSHEVLNKPLEVWEREEREGKEPRISYWHFCHEVMRSSG; the protein is encoded by the coding sequence ATGCTGCTACGGTCTGATCGTGCgaacctgctgctgcgcctCTCGCCCAAGACACGCCGCCGCATTTACGAGTTCATGGGCGTCGCAGCTACAGAGCATGTCGCTGCAAGTCTTGTCTTCAACTTACACCGCAACCACCATATCTCCGCAACGGATAAGCTGGTAAAACGACATCTTGGATTTCATGGTCTATTGCTATCATGCCGTACAATCTATAAAGAGGCCGCTGGTCTGCTGTACGCCGAAAACGTCTTCGTCATTCACTCTTCCCCAGGCCCTTCCGACCCACTGTTGGCCCTGACAGGTACAGCTCTGGGTTCGCTGACCTGCCTCAAGGTGGTGCTAAACCATACATCCTGCCATCAAGAGACTTCAGGAGGGGACAACGTTGCTGACTGCTGCCTGGCAACCGACGAGCTTCCCTCTGTCGGAAGATCCTGGTGTGAAAGGACCCACAGCAAAGCTCACCAGCCCCCTTTGCGCAGCACAGATCCGTCTGCCCTGTCTCTGCTATTGAAGTGGGAGGCAGCAGCACGCCATCTTTCGGAGATACCACAAGATCGCCTGACGCTTTTTTTCGTCTGCGACGTTGATcatggagatgttgaggcGGGAAAGCTTGCTCTCGCGCCTCTCCTTACGCTGCCCCGTCTCAAAGGCTGCCATGTTAGACTTGGGAATAGGCCGGACTTTGAGCTGCAGAACCTGGTGGATGAAGTGGTCCGGAAGTGTCTTGGACTCGTATCTCTCCCAAGAACCCAGTGTTCAGCTGCAAGTTCTTCACAAGTTGCCTCGCACTTCCTTGACCTTCCTCGTGAGTTGAGGCTCCGGATCTTGGGTTTCACCAATCTAGTTACCCCCATCAAAGAGGTATCATGGGATGGGCAGGCCTATAGGGCGAATCGACCGACATATTCAATGCGGCACCAGGCGGGCTACAATAACGACCTGCATATTTCTTGCCGTCGTGACCATCACCACGGATGCCAGTTCAACAACTGCTGGCTTGAGTGTACCACACCCGGTAACTACCACGCCGGCTGCTTTTGTCGTTTGCAACACACTGCCGTCTCATCGTACTGTCGATGCTGGGCTCCGCCAACAGACCTCTTCCTCGTATGCCGAACTCTGTACTACGAGGCTCAGCACGTGTTCTTTTCCACCAACCGGTTCATCGTTCACGACTATGGCGACATGCTGGACCCTGACATCATACCATCTCTGCCCTGGGTGGACACCTACCCAAACACTCGGCTCACGGCTAGTAGGTTTCTGAGGGATCAAGTGCCCTCCAACAGCCTCGCGTCTCTTCGCTTTCTTGAGCTTGTGTTCCCTGCCTACGTGCATCACTCTTGGCCCAGCAGCCCTGACCACCCGGCCATTACAGATTGGGTCGACACGGTTGAGTATGTCAATGACAAGATCAACGGCCCAGGTCTCACCCTGAGAGTCATCACGATTAATCCCCCGGGAACCCCACCAGTTGGTCACGACAGGTTGACTGTCGATCAAGGAAGGCAGATCGAGCAGGCCTACCACAACATCTTGAGCCCTCTTGCCCGGTTCCAGGATAGCCGTCGTGGCCCTCTGCATCGATTCTACGCTCACTTGGCCTATCCTTGGGCGTACACGGAGGATACCATGACCATGATGGCAACTGATGTACAAAAGTACTATGCCTTCATCAGATCTCAGGAAAACAGGCTCAAGGAAGCGGCGGAGAAAATGGTGCTGGGGGATGACCGGTATTACAAGCAGATGAATTTCAGCGCTTGCAGCACTCGACTCGAACCTCTGGAAGCCCCCGAACCCCACACTGGCGATGACAGTGATGCACAATCTCCTACCATCGATTACTTTCACGAAGTATCACATGAAGTCCTGAATAAGCCTCTAGAGGTTTGggaaagagaggagagggaaggcAAAGAGCCAAGGATCAGCTACTGGCATTTCTGTCACGAGGTCATGCGTTCTtctggttga